Sequence from the uncultured Flavobacterium sp. genome:
TGCGGTTTCTGTATTTCAGCAATAGTTTTTTTATTTCTTAACCGCAATCCCGATAGTTATCGGGAGCTAAGATTTACGCAAAGGTTCGCAAAGTGATTATAGCTTTGCGAACCTTTGTGTTTAAATAGATCAATAAAAAAACGTTGTAAGAGAATATATAACCGCAAAGTGCGCAAAGATTTTTTTAAGTAGGGATTTTGTAAAAAAAACGCAAAGTTCGCAAAGCTTGATCAACACAAAGCTTTGCGAACTTTGCGTGTTTGTTAACCACAATCCAAGGCAAAAAAAAACTTTGCGCGCTTTGCGGTAAAATCCGATGCAATTAAGCTTTTCACGGAAATATTTAAAAACAAAAAACCCGAATAGAAATATTCGGGTTTTGTGGTACCTCCAGGGATCGAACCAGGGACACATGGATTTTCAGTCCATTGCTCTACCATCTGAGCTAAGGTACCTTTGTGTGCGTATTGCGGGTGCAAAGATAGAATCATTTTCCGTTTATCCAAAACATTTTTTTAAAAAAATCAATTCGTATCTTCGCAGAGGTAAAAAAATAAATATGGTTTTAGCAATTGATGTTGGTAATACAAGAATTAAAGCTTCTGTCTTTGAGGATAATAATGTTTTGGAAGGCTTTGTTTTTGATAAAAATGAGCTCGAAAAAAATATTGAAAAAATTTTAAAAAAATTTCCAAATTGCTCTGATTTGATCGTTGCTTCGGTTGGAAATATTGAAAAACAATCTTTTTTAGCTTTCGAAAAAACACTAAATATTCATTTTTTTACACACGAAGATCTTTTTCCCTTTACAAATAAGTATGCAACTCCAAAAACTTTAGGAATTGACAGAATGATTTTGGCTTCCGGAGCAACTTTACAGTTTCCAAAACAAAATCGATTAGTAATTGATGCAGGAACTTGTATTACCTACGATTTCATCGACGAAAATGACAATTATCTGGGCGGAGCAATTTCTCTAGGCCTACGTTTAAGATATGAAGCGCTCCACAATTTCACGGCCAGATTGCCGTTACTGACTTTAGATGCACCTGAATCCTATATAGGAGACACGACTGCACAAGCCATTCATTCCGGAGTTGTCAATGGCTTCGTCTATGAGATTGATGGTTTTATCGATGAATATCGAGCAAACTTTTCAAATTTTATAATAATTTTAACGGGAGGTGATGCAGAATTTTTGGCTAAACGATTAAAAAATACCATATTTGCCAATTCAAATTTCTTACTGGAGAGTTTGAACCAAACATTTCAATATAAAATCGACAATGATTAAAAAAATTATAGTAAGCGCTTGTTTGCTTATCTCGTTCGTTTCATTCGCTCAACAAGGAACAGCTTCTCCTTATTCTTTCTACGGAATTGGGGATGTAAGGTTCAAAGGAACACTTGAATACAGATCTATGGCCGGAGTTGCAGTAGAGCAGGATAGTATTCACTTAAACATTGAGAATCCCGCGAGTTATGCCAGTTTGCTTCAGACGACTTTTACTGTTGGAGGAACTTTTGGAACTTCAAACTTAAAGACAAGTCAGGAAACTGCAAAAGCACAAAGAACTACTTTTGATTATTTGGCGATAGGAATTCCAATGGGAAAATTCGGTGCAGCATTTGGTTTGATCCCAGTATCTTCAGTTGGATATAAAATTAGAAATGACAGAACGGACACTGAAGGAGCGACAAGTTCTCAGCTTAGTGGAACCGGTGGAATAAATAAAGTGTTTTTTGGTTTAGGTTATAAAATCAGACCAAACTGGAATATTGGTGCAGATGCTCAATATAACTTCGGAAAAATCACAACAACAAGTGTAGAACTTCTTACAGGTGTTCAAAACTCGACTGCAGAAACAAATGCAGCAGAGTTATCAGGTCTTAGTTTTAATATTGGTACAATGTATCAAGCTAAACTTACTCAAAAACTACAGTTATTTACTAGTTTGAATTATACTTTTGCAACTAATCTAAATTCTAATACAACAAGAGTTATTTCGGTTGATGGAGATTCTACTCCAGTAGTATTTGAGCCGCATGGTGATGATTTGAAATTGCCAAACAAAGTAACATTTGGTGCAGGTATCGGACAGGCTAGAAAATGGTTAGTAGGAACTACAATGGCTTTTCAAGGAGACGGACAATTTGCGAATTACTATAATTCAGAGCAAAATGTACGTTATGAAAAATACCAAAAATATGCAGTAGGAGGATATTATATTCCAAATTATACTTCTTTCTCAAACTATTTAAGCAGAATTACCTATAGAGGAGGATTTAAATACGAGAAAATTGGTTTAATAATCAATAATGAGTCTATAAAAGATGTTGGTATGACTTTAGGAGTTGGAGTTCCAATTCCTGGATCTTTTTCGAATGTAAA
This genomic interval carries:
- a CDS encoding type III pantothenate kinase; the encoded protein is MVLAIDVGNTRIKASVFEDNNVLEGFVFDKNELEKNIEKILKKFPNCSDLIVASVGNIEKQSFLAFEKTLNIHFFTHEDLFPFTNKYATPKTLGIDRMILASGATLQFPKQNRLVIDAGTCITYDFIDENDNYLGGAISLGLRLRYEALHNFTARLPLLTLDAPESYIGDTTAQAIHSGVVNGFVYEIDGFIDEYRANFSNFIIILTGGDAEFLAKRLKNTIFANSNFLLESLNQTFQYKIDND